In the genome of Methylomagnum ishizawai, the window GGTCGTCGAAGCCGCCGACATGGGTTTCCCCCACGAAAATTTGCGGGACGGTGCGGCGGCGGGTTTTCAACATCATTTCTTCGCGGCGCTCGGGGTCGAGATCGACCCTGATCTTGTGGATGTCCTTGACGCCTTTTTTGGTGAGCAGCCGTTCCGCCATGAGGCAATAGGGACAGACGGCGGTGCTGTACATGGTGACTTTTTCCATGGAAGGTTCTCGCTGGATCGGGGAAGGGGAGTGCGGGAGTTATACCCCAAAGCGGTTCCGGGCTACAATATTAGCGTATCCTAACATTCAAGGAGGTTTCCGCCATGACCACCGACCGTATGATCCGTATCGTCGCCGGTTCTTTCGTGCTGCTATCCCTGGCGCTGGGCGTCGAGTCCAGTCCGGTGTTCGTGAATGCGAACTGGCTCTGGTTCACCGCTTTCGTGGGGGCCAACCTGCTGCAAAGCGGTTTCACCCGCTGGTGCCTGCTGGAAACCTTCCTCAAAAAGTGCGGTGTCAAGCAGGCGGGCGCGGATTAGCGCCCGCCCCATACCTTTATTTACTATCGTCCGCCATCCTGGCGCGCCCGGCCTGCCAGGCGGGCCGGTTCTCCGCCGCCGCGATGGACGGTTCCGGCCAAGATGGCCGCAGCCCATGAACCCGTTTAAACTTTGGGCCGCACCGCCCGGCGGTACCTTGTTTTCCGCTGGCGGCGCTGCCTGTTC includes:
- the grxC gene encoding glutaredoxin 3; this encodes MEKVTMYSTAVCPYCLMAERLLTKKGVKDIHKIRVDLDPERREEMMLKTRRRTVPQIFVGETHVGGFDDLAALDQAGGLDRLLGLV
- a CDS encoding YgaP family membrane protein, yielding MTTDRMIRIVAGSFVLLSLALGVESSPVFVNANWLWFTAFVGANLLQSGFTRWCLLETFLKKCGVKQAGAD